In one Grus americana isolate bGruAme1 chromosome 1, bGruAme1.mat, whole genome shotgun sequence genomic region, the following are encoded:
- the SSPN gene encoding sarcospan isoform X2 translates to MLCISYQPDEKTCVQFTVKLMYFLLSALGLVACVLAVAFAAHHYLQMTKFTCDTILESCQCKLDTADPLGRTFVYQDAADCGSLTSMLNLYLLLQMVLNLIAALVCLSACFVMWKHRYQVFYVGVRFYPLTATEGQQQKV, encoded by the exons ATGCTTTGTATTTCGTACCAACCTGATGAGAAGACGTGCGTGCAGTTCACAGTAAAG ctgatgTATTTTCTCCTGAGTGCCCTGGGTCTGGTTGCCTGTGTTTTGGCAGTGGCTTTTGCTGCACACCATTATTTGCAGATGACAAAATTTACCTGCGATACCATCCTCGAGTCCTGCCAGTGCAAGCTGGACACCGCAGACCCCCTCGGTAGGACCTTCGTCTACCAGGATGCAGCCGACTGTGGCAGCCTCACCAGTATGCTCAACCTGTACTTACTTCTGCAGATGGTTCTCAATCTGATCGCGGCCCTGGTGTGTCTGTCGGCATGCTTCGTGATGTGGAAACATAGATACCAGGTCTTTTACGTGGGCGTTCGGTTCTACCCTTTAACCGCTACTGAAGGCCAGCAACAGAAAGTATAG